GTGAGACTGACAAAGATGAGCGGCAAAAGGCATGCTGCTTTGGACTTGCAATCCTGTCTGGTGGGATGGGAGGAGTCCAGGCCTAGAGTTGGATCCAATTATACGGTTTTCAAGGATGAGGGAGGTGTCTTTAGATCCGCTGTTGTTATCAGGGTGGCCGAAGGGGAGTTCCAGACACGCAATTCCATCTACAAGGTGGAGATCTTGGAAGAGAGAGCCTTACCCAGCTAAGCTGGATCACTCCCCAAAATCCCTGAGGCTGGCGGCTATGCCCGTAAGTACTCGGGCTATTTTCCTTTTTTAAGACCTTAAACCACTCCTTCTTCCAATATTTTTTCTCCCCTGAAGATCCTGCCAACGTCCAAGGGGCTCAGATCCAGGCTCTGATATTTACCTGTGCGAATGAGCTCCGAGAGACCCTGCCCCACTGCAGGAGCCTGCTGCAATCCATGCCCGCTGAAGCCGGTGGCCACAAAGAAACCTTCCAGGCCCGGGTAATTGCCCAGCAGTCCATTTCGGTCCCAGGTACACATCTCGTAAAGGCCTGCCCATCCCCGCAAGAGCTTGACCCGCTCAAAGGCCCCCACCCAACGAAAGAGAGAAGGCCATATCTCATTCACAAAAAAATCCCTGTCCCAATCAAACCTGTATCCTGGCTTCTCCTCCCTGGACTTGCCCGTCAGGATTTTCTTGCCTGACTCATGTCGGAAATAAAGGGCCTCAGGGTCGATGACCAAGGGCAGATGGTAATCAAACTTTTCTGCTGGGTCAAAGCAATAGGCCATCCTTGGATGAGGTTCCACGGGTATCTCCAGCCCAGCGGTAAAAGCCAAATCCCCACTCCAGGCCCCGGCAGCCAGCACAACGCATCCTGCCTCCAAGATGCGGCCGTCCCTGGTCCTGACCCCCACCATGCGACTCCCCCTGCGAAGCAACTCCACCACATCCGCCTTGATGTAACGCATTCCCAGCGACCTGGCCTTGCGCAGATAACCCTGTAGCACACCATAGGGATCCGTGTAGCCCCCTTGGGGCCCCCAAGAAGCCCCAAGCAGGCCCTCTACCTTGAGATCTGGCACTATCTCCAAGATCTCCGAGGGCTTCAGAAGTTCCACCTGGACCCCAAGGGCCTTTTGGATCCCATGCTGACGCTGGATGCTCCCCCAGTTGCCATGATCTGCCAGGAAAAGGTAACCTCTTTGACGGAACTCTGCATGAGCGGGCTCCCCGTCAACCTCCATTT
The sequence above is drawn from the bacterium genome and encodes:
- a CDS encoding FAD-binding oxidoreductase codes for the protein MQGKVDEVGRTALDVLIVGGGVMGASIAYHLLRDGIDGTVGLLERDPTYELATTPRSAGGIRQQFSAEINIRIGLFSLERFQQFDQEMEVDGEPAHAEFRQRGYLFLADHGNWGSIQRQHGIQKALGVQVELLKPSEILEIVPDLKVEGLLGASWGPQGGYTDPYGVLQGYLRKARSLGMRYIKADVVELLRRGSRMVGVRTRDGRILEAGCVVLAAGAWSGDLAFTAGLEIPVEPHPRMAYCFDPAEKFDYHLPLVIDPEALYFRHESGKKILTGKSREEKPGYRFDWDRDFFVNEIWPSLFRWVGAFERVKLLRGWAGLYEMCTWDRNGLLGNYPGLEGFFVATGFSGHGLQQAPAVGQGLSELIRTGKYQSLDLSPLDVGRIFRGEKILEEGVV